The following are from one region of the Brienomyrus brachyistius isolate T26 chromosome 4, BBRACH_0.4, whole genome shotgun sequence genome:
- the LOC125740825 gene encoding melanocortin receptor 4-like, translating to MNSTGRLHEHHARNHSLGAPPGNKVPQGSRGSSSGCYEQLLISNEVFLALGIVSLLENILVIAAIVKNKNLHSPMYLFICSLAVADMLVSVSNATETMVIALITNGNLSINVALIKTMDNVFDSMICSSLLASICSLLAIAIDRYVTIFYALRYHNIVTVRRALTIISSIWAFCTISGVLFIVYSESTTVLILLITMFLAMLVLMASLYVHMFLLARLHIKRIAALPGNAPIHQATNMKGAITLTILLGVFVVCWAPFFLHLILMISCPRNPYCVCFMSHFNMYLILIMCNSVIDPIIYAFRSQEMRKTFKEIFCCWCNVPCSCSCDLRGKY from the coding sequence ATGAATTCGACAGGACGGCTCCATGAGCACCACGCCAGGAACCACAGCCTGGGGGCCCCCCCAGGGAACAAGGTGCCCCAGGGAAGTCGTGGGTCCTCCTCTGGCTGCTACGAGCAACTGCTGATCTCCAACGAGGTGTTCCTAGCGCTGGGCATCGTCAGCCTGCTAGAGAACATCCTGGTAATTGCAGCCATCGTGAAGAACAAGAACCTGCATTCGCCCATGTACCTATTCATTTGCAGCCTGGCGGTGGCCGACATGCTGGTGAGCGTCTCCAACGCCACGGAAACCATGGTGATCGCACTTATCACCAACGGCAACCTAAGTATCAACGTGGCGCTCATCAAGACCATGGACAACGTCTTCGACTCCATGATCTGCAGCTCACTGCTGGCCTCCATCTGCAGCCTGCTGGCTATCGCCATCGACCGCTATGTCACCATCTTCTACGCGCTGCGCTACCACAACATCGTGACGGTGCGCCGGGCACTGACCATCATCTCGAGCATCTGGGCATTCTGCACCATCTCGGGGGTGCTCTTCATCGTCTACTCGGAGAGCACCACcgtcctcatcctcctcatcaCCATGTTCCTGGCCATGCTGGTCCTCATGGCTTCATTGTATGTCCACATGTTCCTGTTGGCGCGCCTACACATTAAACGCATCGCCGCGTTGCCTGGCAACGCGCCCATCCACCAGGCGACCAACATGAAAGGTGCCATCACGCTCACCATCCTTTTAGGTGTATTTGTCGTATGCTGGGCCCCCTTCTTTCTCCACCTTATCCTCATGATCTCCTGCCCGAGGAACCCCTACTGCGTCTGCTTCATGTCGCACTTCAACATGTACCTCATCCTCATCATGTGCAACTCTGTCATCGACCCCATCATCTACGCCTTCCGCAGCCAGGAGATGCGCAAGACCTTTAAGGAGATCTTCTGCTGCTGGTGCAACGTCCCTTGCTCCTGCTCTTGTGACCTAAGGGGGAAATATTGA